GGCACCACGGCATGGGTGGCCTGGATGTTTTTGAAAGTATGGGGTTTGGCTTACAATGGTCACCACCGCGCAATATGCGCCCACCTTTCAACAGCCCGGCCAACGACCTTTATTACCGCTACCAGCCAGAACATGAAACAGGCTTTGTGGTGAGTAACCGCGAGGGGTCGCTCGCAGAAAAAGGAGAAACCTGCTGCAACGACATCTATCGCTTTCGTTTCCCCGTTACCGATACCCTTCCTGTGATTGAAACACTGGAACAACTCAGCGACTACCTCCCGGTAACACTGTATTTTCACAACGATGTTCCAAACCCGAGGTCGTGGGACACCACCACCACTCAAAACTACATGGACACCTATTTGGCCTATCGCGCCATGCTGCCCTTATATCAGGAAGAGTACAGCGCAGGGCTGAAAAAGGGTGAGCGCGAAACTGCCATCGTCAATATGGCCGATTTCTTTGAGAACAAAGTAGATCTCGGCGTAGAGCACCTGGCGCTTTTTACGAAACTGCTGTTGCGCGAATTGGAAAAAGGGCGCAAAATTGACCTCACCATCAAGGGATATGCGAGTCCTTTGGCACGCTCTGATTACAACGTAAATCTTACGCAACGTCGTATTCAATCGCTGGTAAACTATTTGAAAGCTTATGATATGGGCGTGTTTGTGCCGTATATGGAAGGGACAGCAGACAACGGCGGGCGGCTGAACTTTATCCGCATTCCGTTTGGTGCATACCGCGCGGAGAAGTCGGTGAGCGACAATCTGCACGACACGCGCAATTCCGTGTATTCGCGCAGCGCATCACTTGAGCGTAAAATTGAAATTCTGAGCGTTGAGCGCGCTGCAGACGACACCGCCCGTGCGGAAATCCACTTCAACACCATGATTCAGAACCTCGGAGCCGTGCAACCCACCGACACCATAACCCATCGCTTTCATTTCACCAACCGCGGTGAACTGGCCCTTCAAATCAAGGATATCGTTCCTTCCTGCGACTGTGCTTCCCTGCGCTTTCCCTCACATGAAATAGCCCCTGGCGAGCAATCATACTTTGAGGTATTGTTTGAGGGCGTACCCGGAACAGGTAAAAATTCGTGGAGCTATCGCGTGCTAACCAACGGTTTCCCGGCCGAAGTAGAGTTGGTGATAACGGGTGAGGTGATGGTTGAGTGAGGTGCTTGTTCTTGAGGGAAGAGGCGCCGAAGCATTCCGGAGAGACACCGCATTCAGATCAATTGTCCCCCCCCAATCACACCCCTTTGTCATTTCGACCGGAGTGCTGAGGAACGAAGCACGGAGTGGAGAAATCTCATTCAATTCACACTTTTATCTCATAATAGATTTCTCCGCTACGCAGCTCCTGGCGTCGCTGCTTCGGTCGAAATGACAAAAATTAAAAAAGCCAATTATAAACCCCAATCACACCCCCCTTGTCATTT
This genomic interval from Cryomorphaceae bacterium contains the following:
- a CDS encoding DUF1573 domain-containing protein, whose product is MKNLLFTGLLVLMAWGLQAQSQRDFEKWGDLASDINDHYGAARYYRKALDIDSSQSKLLWKYAEALRGYNDYARAEHYYQQIYRKDRGKLYPEGPFWLATMLKHNGKYKESKKMWKTVSNMHRNDRKSYYYLKAQQEMAACDSAVVFAEQRVNVLFDHLPEPVNSYDAEYSPLLDEKGNLYFASLKGELDKNRQVIGKRYEITLFYAEGQNGNWLEITELDTALNRSGYHTANPAISADGKWMVFTQCNDSMVCNLMGARMTDSGWGEVQTIRGINAADSRNTQASFARARGKEWLFFSSDRPGGYGKLDLYYAEHLGNLRFGDVFNLGPEINSMDNDVSPWYDGESETLYFSSDWHHGMGGLDVFESMGFGLQWSPPRNMRPPFNSPANDLYYRYQPEHETGFVVSNREGSLAEKGETCCNDIYRFRFPVTDTLPVIETLEQLSDYLPVTLYFHNDVPNPRSWDTTTTQNYMDTYLAYRAMLPLYQEEYSAGLKKGERETAIVNMADFFENKVDLGVEHLALFTKLLLRELEKGRKIDLTIKGYASPLARSDYNVNLTQRRIQSLVNYLKAYDMGVFVPYMEGTADNGGRLNFIRIPFGAYRAEKSVSDNLHDTRNSVYSRSASLERKIEILSVERAADDTARAEIHFNTMIQNLGAVQPTDTITHRFHFTNRGELALQIKDIVPSCDCASLRFPSHEIAPGEQSYFEVLFEGVPGTGKNSWSYRVLTNGFPAEVELVITGEVMVE